A region of Streptomyces cinnamoneus DNA encodes the following proteins:
- a CDS encoding carbohydrate ABC transporter permease: protein MATVVTRVRRSFSTHWYAWAMVLPVVIVLAVLVGYPLGRGVYLSFTDANEANVGRTIGVNRIPATYQFVGLDNYWKVLSGQEGHFYSRLTWTVLWTASCVLLHYALGLGLALLLNRKVRFRALYRVLLILPWAVPAFVATFSWRLMFNEKYGVLNALLTQVGMDPVDWLGDATLQKVSAVAVNVWLGVPFMMVAILGGLQSIPAELHEAAEMDGASPWQRFRHVTLPGLRPVSGTVILLGVIWTFNMFQVIYLLIGQGASSESEILVTYSYRLAFQGVRDYAGSATYGILILSLLLVFAVFYRRLLTRQEAATR, encoded by the coding sequence ATGGCCACAGTCGTCACCCGGGTCAGGCGCTCCTTCTCCACCCACTGGTACGCGTGGGCGATGGTGCTGCCGGTCGTCATCGTGCTGGCCGTTCTCGTCGGCTATCCGCTGGGGAGGGGCGTCTACCTCTCCTTCACGGACGCCAACGAGGCCAACGTCGGCCGCACCATCGGCGTCAACCGCATCCCCGCCACGTACCAGTTCGTCGGCCTCGACAACTACTGGAAGGTGCTCTCCGGCCAGGAGGGCCACTTCTACTCCCGGCTCACCTGGACGGTCCTCTGGACGGCGTCCTGCGTCCTCCTGCACTACGCGCTCGGCCTGGGCCTGGCGCTGCTGCTCAACCGGAAGGTGCGGTTTCGGGCGCTCTACCGGGTGCTGCTGATCCTTCCGTGGGCGGTGCCGGCGTTCGTCGCCACGTTCTCGTGGCGGCTGATGTTCAACGAGAAGTACGGAGTCCTCAACGCCCTCCTCACCCAGGTGGGCATGGACCCCGTGGACTGGCTCGGTGACGCCACCTTGCAGAAGGTGTCGGCCGTGGCCGTCAACGTCTGGCTCGGCGTGCCGTTCATGATGGTGGCCATCCTCGGCGGCCTGCAGTCCATCCCCGCCGAGCTGCACGAGGCGGCCGAGATGGACGGCGCCTCGCCGTGGCAGCGGTTCCGGCACGTGACCCTGCCGGGGCTGCGTCCGGTGAGCGGGACGGTGATCCTGCTGGGCGTCATCTGGACGTTCAACATGTTCCAGGTCATCTACCTGCTGATCGGGCAGGGGGCGAGCTCGGAGAGCGAGATCCTCGTGACGTACTCCTACCGCCTCGCCTTCCAGGGCGTCCGCGACTACGCGGGCTCGGCGACGTACGGCATCCTCATCCTCTCGCTGCTGCTGGTCTTCGCCGTCTTCTACCGCCGGTTGCTCACCCGACAGGAGGCCGCGACGCGATGA
- a CDS encoding sugar ABC transporter permease, which produces MSGTTRRPRERGQRSRGASVALHTALICASAISLFPVLFIVFVSLRGRDGWQEPTRFVGFDFSNYTHILSETKFLTWFGNSVIVALGATVLGVLIAATAGYAVSRMRFPGHRPLMWTFLVVQMFPMAVLIVPLYNILGELELLDSYAGLVLTYCSVSVPFCAWMLKGYFDSIPAEIDEAGRVDGLTPFGTFWRLIVPLARPGLAVTGFYSFITAWGEVAFASQFMSSEDHYTLAVGLQTFVGQQKAEWGLMTAAAVLITVPAGLVFFLAQRHLVAGLTAGGTKG; this is translated from the coding sequence ATGAGCGGCACCACTCGCAGGCCGCGCGAGCGGGGACAGCGCTCGCGCGGGGCCTCCGTAGCCCTGCACACGGCGCTGATCTGCGCCTCCGCGATCTCCCTCTTCCCCGTCCTGTTCATCGTCTTCGTCTCGCTGCGCGGGCGGGACGGCTGGCAGGAACCCACCCGCTTCGTCGGGTTCGACTTCTCGAACTACACGCACATCCTGAGCGAGACCAAGTTCCTGACCTGGTTCGGCAACTCGGTGATCGTGGCGCTGGGCGCGACCGTGCTGGGCGTGCTCATCGCGGCGACCGCCGGCTACGCCGTGTCGCGGATGCGTTTCCCCGGGCACCGGCCGCTGATGTGGACGTTCCTGGTGGTGCAGATGTTCCCCATGGCGGTGCTCATCGTGCCGCTGTACAACATCCTCGGCGAGCTGGAGCTGCTGGACTCCTACGCGGGTCTGGTCCTCACCTACTGCTCGGTGTCGGTGCCGTTCTGCGCGTGGATGCTCAAGGGGTACTTCGACTCGATACCGGCCGAGATCGACGAGGCGGGCCGGGTGGACGGGCTGACGCCGTTCGGCACGTTCTGGCGGCTGATCGTGCCGCTGGCCCGGCCGGGACTGGCCGTCACCGGCTTCTACTCCTTCATCACCGCCTGGGGGGAAGTGGCCTTCGCCAGCCAGTTCATGAGCAGCGAGGACCACTACACGCTGGCCGTGGGCCTGCAGACCTTCGTGGGCCAGCAGAAGGCCGAGTGGGGCCTGATGACGGCGGCGGCCGTGCTGATCACCGTCCCGGCCGGACTCGTCTTCTTCCTCGCCCAGCGGCACCTGGTCGCCGGGCTGACCGCGGGCGGCACCAAGGGCTGA
- a CDS encoding glycoside hydrolase family 13 protein: MTQDLAPSVRPAHGAAPARADGWWRSAVIYQVYVRSFADSDGDGIGDLRGIRERLPYLAELGVDALWLTPFYASPQADGGYDVADYRAVDPLFGELSDADDLVREAHRQGLKVIVDIVPNHTSDQHVWFRAALADRPGGTARARYHFRPGKGEHGELPPNDWESVFGGPAWTRTAGPDGTPGEWYLHLFAPEQPDLNWDNPEVRAEFDSVLRFWLDLGVDGFRIDVAHGMVKAAGLPDIGLSEQAKLIGAQVLPFFDQDGVHEIHRGWRQLLDSYPGERIGVAEAWAPTSERLALYVRPDELHQAFNFQFLTCDWGAEALREVIDASLAATLSVGAPTTWVLSNHDVVRHATRYGGGDERLGLARARAAALLMLALPGSAYVYQGEELGLPEVVDLPDEVRQDPAFFRGDGQDGTRDGCRVPLPWSGEAAPYGFGPGGSWLPQPSSWRALSVEAQSGDPRSTLELYRSALTLRHELPGLGDGEMTWLEAPEGVLAFGRPGFVCTLNTLGDEVAVPVPGRPLLSSAALEFSGGTVRIPSDTCVWWAV, encoded by the coding sequence ATGACCCAGGATCTCGCGCCCTCCGTCCGCCCGGCCCACGGCGCCGCCCCCGCGCGGGCGGACGGCTGGTGGCGCAGCGCCGTCATCTACCAGGTGTACGTGCGCTCGTTCGCCGACAGCGACGGTGACGGCATCGGGGACCTGCGCGGGATCCGCGAGCGGCTGCCGTACCTGGCGGAGCTGGGCGTGGACGCGCTGTGGCTGACGCCGTTCTACGCCTCGCCGCAGGCGGACGGCGGCTACGACGTCGCGGACTACCGCGCGGTGGACCCGCTGTTCGGGGAGCTCTCGGACGCGGACGACCTGGTGCGGGAGGCCCACCGGCAGGGCCTGAAGGTGATCGTGGACATCGTGCCCAACCACACCTCCGACCAGCACGTGTGGTTCCGCGCGGCGCTCGCGGACCGTCCGGGGGGGACGGCCCGCGCGCGCTACCACTTCCGTCCCGGCAAGGGCGAGCACGGCGAACTCCCGCCCAACGACTGGGAGTCGGTCTTCGGCGGTCCGGCCTGGACCCGGACGGCCGGCCCGGACGGCACCCCGGGCGAGTGGTACCTGCACCTGTTCGCGCCCGAGCAGCCGGACCTCAACTGGGACAACCCCGAGGTGCGGGCCGAGTTCGATTCGGTGCTGCGGTTCTGGCTGGACCTGGGCGTGGACGGCTTCCGGATCGACGTGGCGCACGGCATGGTCAAGGCCGCGGGGCTGCCGGACATCGGGCTGAGCGAGCAGGCGAAGCTGATCGGCGCGCAGGTGCTGCCGTTCTTCGACCAGGACGGGGTGCACGAGATCCACCGCGGCTGGCGGCAGCTGCTGGACTCCTACCCCGGTGAGCGGATCGGCGTGGCCGAGGCGTGGGCGCCGACGTCCGAGCGGCTGGCGCTGTACGTGCGCCCGGACGAACTGCACCAGGCGTTCAACTTCCAGTTCCTGACCTGCGACTGGGGTGCCGAGGCGCTGCGGGAGGTCATCGACGCGTCGCTGGCGGCCACGCTGTCGGTCGGGGCGCCGACGACCTGGGTGCTGTCCAACCACGACGTGGTGCGGCACGCCACCCGCTACGGCGGCGGGGACGAGCGGCTGGGCCTCGCGCGGGCGCGCGCCGCGGCGCTGCTGATGCTGGCGCTGCCCGGCTCGGCCTACGTCTACCAGGGCGAGGAGCTGGGGCTCCCCGAGGTCGTGGACCTGCCGGACGAGGTGCGCCAGGACCCGGCGTTCTTCCGGGGCGACGGCCAGGACGGCACCCGCGACGGCTGCCGGGTGCCGCTGCCGTGGTCCGGCGAGGCGGCCCCGTACGGCTTCGGGCCGGGCGGCAGCTGGCTGCCTCAGCCCTCGTCGTGGCGGGCGCTGTCGGTGGAGGCGCAGTCGGGCGACCCGCGCTCGACGCTGGAGCTGTACCGCTCGGCGCTGACGCTCCGCCACGAGCTGCCCGGTCTCGGTGACGGGGAGATGACGTGGCTGGAGGCACCGGAGGGCGTACTGGCCTTCGGGCGGCCGGGATTCGTGTGCACGCTGAACACGCTCGGCGACGAGGTGGCGGTTCCGGTGCCCGGCCGGCCCCTGCTGTCGTCCGCCGCCCTGGAATTCTCCGGTGGAACCGTGCGGATTCCTTCGGATACGTGCGTGTGGTGGGCAGTCTGA
- a CDS encoding LacI family DNA-binding transcriptional regulator: MTARLSDIAAQAGVSEATVSRVLNGKPGVAASTRQLVLAALDVLGYERPVRLRQRSAGLVGLITPELENPIFPAFAQVIGQALTRQGYTPVLATQTPGGSTEDELTEMLVDRGVAGIIFVSGLHADTSADMQRYERLRAQGVPFVLINGFSAEVRAPFVSPDDRAAMDLAVTHLAALGHRRIGLAVGPRRYVPVQRKIEGFLSSMRERLGVSGAGADELVQHSLFTLEGGQAAASALIERGCTAVVCASDMMALGVVRAVRQRGLEVPRDVSVVGFDDSPLIAFTDPPLTTIRQPVQAMGQAAVRALLEEVGGTPAPHSEFVFLPELVVRGSTASAPAVRAEARTSPRGAAAELAENDEGPTSG; encoded by the coding sequence GTGACCGCCCGGCTCTCCGACATCGCAGCCCAGGCGGGTGTCAGCGAAGCAACCGTCAGCCGCGTCCTCAACGGAAAGCCGGGGGTCGCCGCCTCCACCCGCCAGTTGGTGCTGGCCGCGCTCGACGTGCTGGGCTACGAACGCCCGGTGCGGCTGCGGCAGCGCAGCGCCGGGCTGGTCGGGCTGATCACCCCGGAGCTGGAGAACCCCATATTTCCGGCCTTCGCCCAGGTGATAGGGCAGGCGCTGACCCGCCAGGGGTACACCCCGGTGCTGGCCACGCAGACGCCGGGCGGCTCCACGGAGGACGAGCTGACCGAGATGCTGGTCGACCGGGGGGTGGCCGGGATCATCTTCGTCTCCGGGCTCCACGCCGACACCTCGGCGGACATGCAGCGCTACGAGCGGCTGCGCGCCCAGGGCGTGCCGTTCGTGCTGATCAACGGCTTCTCCGCGGAGGTGCGGGCGCCCTTCGTCTCGCCGGACGACCGCGCGGCCATGGACCTGGCCGTCACCCATTTGGCCGCACTGGGGCACCGCAGGATCGGGCTGGCCGTGGGCCCACGGCGGTACGTGCCGGTGCAGCGGAAGATCGAGGGCTTCCTGTCGAGCATGCGGGAGCGGCTCGGGGTGAGCGGGGCCGGGGCGGACGAGCTGGTCCAGCATTCCCTGTTCACTCTTGAGGGTGGTCAGGCGGCGGCCTCCGCGCTCATCGAACGCGGGTGCACGGCCGTGGTGTGCGCGAGCGACATGATGGCGCTGGGCGTGGTGCGGGCGGTGCGCCAGCGCGGCCTCGAAGTGCCGCGCGACGTCTCGGTGGTGGGCTTCGACGACTCCCCGCTCATCGCGTTCACGGACCCGCCGCTGACCACGATCCGCCAGCCCGTGCAGGCGATGGGGCAGGCCGCGGTGCGCGCGTTGCTGGAGGAGGTCGGGGGCACCCCGGCGCCGCACAGCGAGTTCGTCTTCCTCCCCGAACTCGTGGTCAGGGGCTCCACGGCGTCGGCTCCGGCCGTGCGGGCGGAGGCCCGCACGAGCCCCCGCGGGGCGGCGGCGGAGCTGGCTGAAAACGACGAAGGGCCGACTTCGGGTTGA
- a CDS encoding phosphatase PAP2 family protein, with translation MGEATARTLEGRTAAPPPTEERGDRPPAGRPRPRAPRLLGRLRSPRHPRLWVEVLLIAVSYWMYSLIRNAVPEQRAAALRNADWIWQTEHTLHIAVEHTVNNAVNSVTWLVVGMNYYYATLHFVLTIGVLVWLYRWHPGRYAAARLVLFATTGVALIGYYLYPLAPPRLMTGPGFVDTVVVHHTWGSMASGNLADMSNQYAAMPSMHIGWSTWCGVTIAMLARRAWAKALGALYPLATLVVIVSTANHFWLDAVGGLLCLTLGGALSRLWYGAFPFRLARHVAVRGV, from the coding sequence ATGGGTGAAGCGACTGCAAGGACCCTGGAAGGCCGGACGGCCGCCCCGCCACCCACCGAGGAGCGAGGGGACCGGCCGCCGGCGGGCCGCCCCCGTCCCCGGGCGCCGCGCCTCCTGGGCAGACTGCGTTCCCCACGGCATCCGCGCCTGTGGGTCGAGGTACTGCTGATCGCGGTGAGTTACTGGATGTACTCGCTGATCCGCAATGCCGTGCCCGAGCAGCGGGCGGCCGCCCTGCGGAACGCCGACTGGATCTGGCAGACCGAGCACACCTTGCACATCGCGGTCGAGCACACGGTCAACAACGCCGTGAACTCGGTGACGTGGCTGGTCGTGGGCATGAACTACTACTACGCCACGCTGCATTTCGTGCTGACGATCGGCGTGCTGGTCTGGCTCTACCGCTGGCATCCCGGGCGCTACGCCGCCGCGCGGCTGGTCCTCTTCGCCACCACCGGCGTGGCACTGATCGGTTACTACCTGTATCCCCTGGCGCCACCGCGGCTGATGACCGGCCCCGGCTTCGTCGACACCGTCGTCGTGCACCACACCTGGGGTTCGATGGCCTCGGGCAATCTCGCCGACATGTCCAACCAGTACGCGGCGATGCCGTCGATGCACATCGGCTGGTCGACGTGGTGCGGGGTCACCATCGCGATGCTGGCCCGGCGGGCGTGGGCGAAGGCGCTGGGGGCGCTGTACCCGCTCGCGACGCTGGTGGTGATCGTGTCCACCGCCAACCACTTCTGGCTGGACGCGGTGGGCGGCCTGCTGTGCCTGACCCTCGGCGGTGCCCTCTCCCGCCTCTGGTACGGCGCGTTCCCCTTCCGGCTGGCCCGGCACGTCGCGGTCAGGGGCGTCTAG
- a CDS encoding bifunctional [glutamine synthetase] adenylyltransferase/[glutamine synthetase]-adenylyl-L-tyrosine phosphorylase translates to MTVPEGRRSSTYTRLLRYGFTDAAAAERLLDGPGLEGVRADPVFLDALGATADPDLALRGLTHLVDALDRRGEDGERRALLDTLARAKPLRDRLLGVLGASEALGDHLARHPRDWHALDAFEPADLNPTVADFERALAEGIRGERGAGLTPPDALRAAYRRCLLVIAARDVGGSVDVARTAAELADLATATLRAALAIAGEEQPADAAACRLAVIGMGKCGGQELNYVSDVDVIFVAEATDGTPEGPALQAATRLASRMMRVCSDVTPEGTIWPVDANLRPEGRNGPLVRSLSSHLAYYQRWAKTWEFQALLKARPVAGDAALGRAYLDAVSPLVWQAAERENFVADVQQMRRRVIESIPATQLERELKLGPGGLRDVEFAVQLLQLVHGRSDASLRAGSTLDALAALAAGGYVGRADAASLDAAYRFLRAMEHRIQLYRLRRTHLVPEGEDDLRRLGRSLARTCGWPGGKEPVAELGRQWRLHTREVRRLHEKLFYRPLLDAVAQLEPGEARLSPEAAGQRLEALGYADPAAALRHLEALASGVTRKAAIQRTLLPVLLGWFADSADPDAGLLNFHKVSDALGRTPWYLRLLRDEGAAAENLARVLSAGRLAPDLLLRAPEAVALLGDPGGLRPRSREALEQEVLAAVGRAEDAEAAIVAVRGVRRRELFRTSAADIIGAYGRGGTPAEAHASGERGTGSRGAAETAGGDHAARADLVGEAVSDINAATIAGALRAAVRAEWGDTLPTRFAVIGMGRFGGREQGYGSDADVLFVHEPREGVSDEEAAKAAFAVAGEMRRLLQLPTTDPPLLVDADLRPEGKSGPIVRSLASYAAYYRRWSLVWESQALLRAEAVAGDAELGRRFIDLVDPLRYPAEGLGEDAVREIRRLKARMETERLPRGADPTTHTKLGRGGLSDVEWTVQLLQMRHGWAEPGLRTTRTREALAAACAAELISTEDARILDEAWVLATSVRNAVMLVRGRPGDTFPGDGRELAAVGRYLGYEPGHVGEMLDDYRRTTRRARAVVEELFYGA, encoded by the coding sequence ATGACGGTGCCGGAGGGGCGTCGCAGCAGCACGTACACACGGCTGCTGAGGTACGGCTTCACCGACGCGGCCGCCGCCGAGCGACTGCTCGACGGCCCCGGACTGGAGGGCGTGCGGGCCGACCCGGTGTTCCTCGACGCGCTCGGCGCCACCGCCGACCCCGACCTCGCGCTGCGCGGGCTCACCCACCTCGTGGACGCGCTGGACCGCCGGGGCGAGGACGGCGAACGCCGGGCGCTGCTGGACACCCTGGCCCGCGCCAAACCGCTGCGCGACCGGCTGCTGGGCGTGCTGGGCGCCTCCGAGGCCCTTGGCGACCACCTCGCCCGGCACCCCCGGGACTGGCACGCCCTGGACGCCTTCGAACCGGCCGACCTCAACCCCACCGTCGCGGACTTCGAACGGGCCCTCGCCGAGGGGATCCGCGGGGAACGCGGCGCCGGGCTCACGCCCCCCGACGCGCTGCGCGCCGCCTACCGTCGCTGCCTGCTGGTCATCGCCGCCCGCGACGTCGGCGGCAGCGTGGACGTCGCCCGGACCGCGGCCGAACTGGCCGACCTGGCCACCGCCACCCTCCGCGCCGCCCTGGCGATCGCCGGGGAGGAGCAGCCCGCCGACGCCGCGGCCTGCCGGCTGGCCGTCATCGGCATGGGCAAGTGCGGCGGCCAGGAGCTGAACTACGTCTCCGACGTCGACGTCATCTTCGTGGCCGAGGCCACGGACGGCACCCCCGAGGGCCCCGCCCTCCAGGCCGCCACCCGCCTCGCCTCCCGCATGATGCGCGTCTGCTCCGACGTCACCCCCGAGGGGACCATCTGGCCCGTCGACGCCAACCTCCGCCCCGAGGGCCGCAACGGCCCCCTGGTGCGCAGCCTCTCCAGCCACCTCGCCTACTACCAGCGCTGGGCCAAGACCTGGGAGTTCCAGGCCCTCCTCAAGGCCCGCCCCGTCGCCGGCGACGCCGCCCTCGGCCGTGCCTATCTGGACGCCGTCTCCCCGCTGGTCTGGCAGGCCGCCGAGCGCGAGAACTTCGTCGCCGACGTCCAGCAGATGCGCCGCCGCGTCATCGAGTCGATCCCCGCGACCCAGCTCGAGAGGGAACTCAAGCTCGGCCCCGGCGGGCTGCGCGACGTGGAATTCGCCGTGCAGCTCCTCCAGTTGGTGCACGGCCGCAGCGACGCCTCGCTCCGCGCCGGCAGCACCCTCGACGCGCTGGCCGCCCTCGCCGCGGGCGGCTACGTGGGCCGCGCCGACGCGGCGTCCCTCGACGCCGCCTACCGCTTCCTGCGGGCCATGGAGCACCGCATCCAGCTCTACCGGCTGCGCCGCACCCACCTGGTGCCCGAGGGGGAGGACGACCTGCGCCGCCTCGGCCGCTCCCTGGCCCGCACCTGCGGCTGGCCGGGCGGCAAGGAACCCGTCGCCGAACTCGGCAGGCAGTGGCGGCTGCACACCCGCGAGGTCCGCCGGCTGCACGAGAAGCTCTTCTACCGCCCCCTGCTGGACGCCGTCGCCCAGCTGGAGCCCGGTGAGGCCCGGCTCAGCCCCGAGGCCGCCGGCCAGCGCCTGGAGGCCCTCGGCTACGCCGACCCCGCCGCCGCCCTGCGCCACCTGGAGGCCCTCGCCTCCGGCGTGACCCGCAAGGCCGCCATCCAGCGCACCCTGCTGCCCGTCCTCCTGGGCTGGTTCGCCGACTCGGCCGACCCCGACGCCGGGCTGCTGAACTTCCACAAGGTCTCCGACGCGCTCGGCCGGACCCCCTGGTACCTGCGGCTGCTGCGCGACGAGGGCGCCGCCGCCGAGAACCTCGCCCGGGTGCTCTCCGCCGGCCGCCTCGCCCCCGACCTGCTGCTGCGCGCCCCCGAAGCCGTCGCCCTGCTCGGCGACCCCGGGGGCCTGCGCCCCCGCAGCCGGGAGGCCCTGGAACAGGAGGTGCTGGCCGCCGTCGGCCGCGCCGAGGACGCCGAGGCGGCGATCGTCGCGGTGCGCGGCGTGCGCCGCCGCGAGCTGTTCCGCACCTCGGCCGCCGACATCATCGGCGCCTACGGCCGCGGCGGCACCCCCGCCGAGGCCCACGCCTCCGGCGAGCGCGGCACGGGCTCGCGCGGCGCCGCCGAGACGGCCGGCGGCGACCACGCCGCCCGCGCCGACCTCGTCGGCGAGGCCGTCTCCGACATCAACGCCGCCACCATCGCCGGCGCCCTGCGCGCGGCCGTACGGGCCGAGTGGGGCGACACCCTGCCCACCCGCTTCGCCGTCATCGGCATGGGCCGCTTCGGGGGCCGCGAGCAGGGCTACGGCTCCGACGCGGACGTCCTGTTCGTCCACGAGCCGCGCGAGGGCGTCAGCGACGAGGAGGCGGCCAAGGCCGCCTTCGCCGTCGCCGGGGAGATGCGCCGCCTGCTGCAACTGCCCACCACCGACCCGCCGCTGCTCGTCGACGCCGACCTGCGCCCCGAGGGCAAGTCCGGCCCGATCGTGCGCAGCCTCGCCTCGTACGCCGCCTACTACCGGCGCTGGTCGCTGGTGTGGGAGAGCCAGGCGCTGCTGCGCGCCGAAGCCGTCGCGGGCGACGCGGAGCTGGGCCGGCGCTTCATCGACCTGGTCGACCCGCTGCGCTACCCCGCCGAGGGGCTCGGCGAGGACGCGGTGCGCGAGATCCGCCGGCTCAAGGCCCGGATGGAGACCGAGCGGCTGCCGCGCGGCGCGGACCCCACCACCCACACCAAGCTGGGGCGGGGCGGGCTGTCGGACGTGGAGTGGACGGTGCAGCTGTTGCAGATGCGGCACGGCTGGGCGGAGCCGGGGCTGCGCACCACGCGGACGCGCGAGGCGCTGGCCGCGGCCTGCGCCGCGGAGTTGATCTCCACCGAGGACGCCCGGATCCTGGACGAGGCCTGGGTCCTGGCGACCAGCGTGCGCAACGCCGTGATGCTCGTGCGCGGCCGGCCCGGGGACACCTTCCCCGGCGACGGCCGCGAGCTGGCCGCCGTGGGCCGCTACCTCGGCTACGAACCGGGGCACGTCGGGGAGATGCTGGACGACTACCGCCGCACCACGCGGCGGGCCCGGGCCGTGGTGGAGGAACTGTTCTACGGGGCCTGA
- the glnA gene encoding type I glutamate--ammonia ligase yields the protein MDKQQEFVLRTLEERDIRFVRLWFTDVLGYLKSVAVAPAELEQAFDEGIGFDGSAIEGFARVYESDMIAKPDPGTFQILPWRAEAPGTARMFCDILMPDGSPSYADPRYVLKRILAKTSDLGFTFYTHPEIEFFLLKDKPVDGTRPVPADSSGYFDHTPQNVGMDFRRQAITMLESMGISVEFSHHEGAPGQQEIDLRYADALSTADNIMTFRLVMKQVALEQGVHATFMPKPFSEYPGSGMHTHLSLFEGDRNAFHESGAEYQLSKVGRSFIAGLLRHAAETSAVTNQWVNSYKRIWGGSQRTAGAGGEAPSYICWGHNNRSALIRVPMYKPGKTGSTRVEVRSIDSGANPYLTYAVLLAAGLKGIEEGYELPAGADDDVWALSDAERRAMGIEPLPQNLGEAIELMERSELVAETLGEHVFDFFLRNKKQEWEEYRSEVTAFELRKMLPVL from the coding sequence ATGGATAAGCAGCAGGAGTTCGTGCTCCGCACGCTCGAAGAGCGCGACATCCGGTTCGTCCGGCTGTGGTTCACCGATGTCCTCGGCTACCTGAAGTCCGTGGCCGTCGCCCCCGCCGAACTTGAGCAGGCCTTCGACGAGGGCATCGGCTTCGACGGCTCCGCGATCGAGGGCTTCGCGCGGGTCTACGAGTCGGACATGATCGCCAAGCCGGATCCGGGGACCTTCCAGATCCTTCCCTGGCGGGCCGAGGCCCCCGGCACCGCCCGGATGTTCTGCGACATCCTCATGCCGGACGGCTCGCCCTCCTACGCCGACCCGCGCTACGTCCTCAAGCGCATCCTGGCCAAGACCTCCGACCTCGGCTTCACCTTCTACACCCACCCCGAGATCGAGTTCTTCCTGCTCAAGGACAAGCCCGTCGACGGCACCCGCCCGGTGCCCGCCGACTCCTCCGGCTACTTCGACCACACCCCGCAGAACGTCGGCATGGACTTCCGCCGGCAGGCCATCACCATGCTCGAATCCATGGGCATCTCCGTGGAGTTCAGCCACCACGAGGGCGCCCCCGGCCAGCAGGAGATCGACCTGCGCTACGCCGACGCGCTGTCGACCGCCGACAACATCATGACCTTCCGGCTGGTCATGAAGCAGGTGGCGCTGGAACAGGGCGTGCACGCCACGTTCATGCCGAAGCCGTTCTCCGAGTACCCCGGCTCCGGCATGCACACCCACCTCTCGCTCTTCGAGGGCGACCGCAACGCCTTCCACGAGTCCGGCGCCGAGTACCAGCTGTCCAAGGTCGGCCGGTCCTTCATCGCGGGCCTGCTGCGGCACGCCGCCGAGACCTCGGCCGTCACCAACCAGTGGGTCAACTCCTACAAGCGCATCTGGGGCGGCTCCCAGCGCACCGCCGGCGCCGGCGGCGAGGCCCCCTCCTACATCTGCTGGGGCCACAACAACCGCTCCGCGCTCATCCGGGTGCCGATGTACAAGCCCGGCAAGACCGGCTCCACCCGCGTCGAGGTCCGCTCCATCGACTCCGGCGCCAACCCCTACCTGACCTACGCCGTGCTGCTGGCGGCGGGACTCAAGGGCATCGAGGAGGGGTACGAACTCCCCGCGGGCGCCGACGACGACGTGTGGGCGCTGTCCGACGCCGAGCGCCGCGCCATGGGCATCGAACCGCTGCCCCAGAACCTGGGCGAGGCCATCGAGTTGATGGAACGCAGCGAACTGGTCGCCGAGACCCTCGGCGAGCACGTCTTCGACTTCTTCCTGCGCAACAAGAAGCAGGAATGGGAGGAGTACCGGTCGGAAGTGACGGCGTTCGAGCTGCGCAAGATGCTGCCGGTGCTGTGA
- a CDS encoding alpha/beta fold hydrolase, with translation MLRVGGVALHVVREGSGPVCVLSAGLGMGWFDWEPVVPLLTPHRTVVRFDRPGLGFSAPALEPPTATAEADRIAGVLDALGLPGQATVVGHSLAAFHAEAFARLHPDRTAGLVLADPGVLEEDARPVPGLGLRTAAAQARGAAFAAAGLPRALGPALRRLSARSASLARRDPAPAELVRRVYGSGRVARAVLMENARYRDVAAELADLRGRHALPPVPVTVLAASTGTGSWLERRWLTRQRALAERLDGRFEAVAPAGHLLMYDRPQAVAAAVLATPFLRGRGG, from the coding sequence ATGCTGAGGGTCGGCGGAGTCGCGCTGCACGTCGTGCGCGAGGGCTCGGGGCCCGTGTGCGTGCTGAGCGCCGGGCTGGGCATGGGCTGGTTCGACTGGGAGCCCGTCGTACCGCTCCTCACCCCCCACCGCACGGTCGTCCGCTTCGACCGGCCCGGACTGGGGTTCAGCGCCCCCGCCCTCGAACCCCCCACCGCCACCGCGGAGGCCGACCGGATAGCGGGCGTCCTCGACGCCCTGGGGCTGCCGGGCCAGGCCACCGTCGTCGGGCACTCGCTCGCCGCGTTCCACGCCGAGGCGTTCGCCCGGCTCCACCCCGACCGCACGGCCGGCCTCGTCCTGGCCGACCCCGGGGTCCTGGAGGAGGACGCCCGCCCCGTACCGGGCCTGGGCCTGCGCACCGCCGCCGCGCAGGCGCGCGGCGCGGCCTTCGCCGCCGCCGGGCTGCCCCGGGCGCTCGGCCCGGCCCTGCGCCGGCTGAGCGCCCGCTCCGCCTCGCTCGCCCGCCGCGATCCCGCCCCCGCCGAGCTGGTGCGCCGCGTCTACGGCAGCGGGCGCGTCGCCCGCGCCGTGCTGATGGAGAACGCCCGCTACCGCGACGTGGCCGCGGAGCTGGCGGACCTGCGCGGCCGGCACGCGCTGCCGCCTGTCCCGGTCACCGTCCTCGCCGCCTCCACCGGCACCGGCTCCTGGCTGGAGCGGCGCTGGCTGACGCGCCAGCGCGCCCTCGCCGAGCGGCTCGACGGCCGCTTCGAGGCGGTCGCCCCGGCCGGCCACCTGCTGATGTACGACCGGCCGCAGGCCGTCGCCGCCGCCGTGCTCGCGACCCCGTTCCTGCGGGGCCGCGGCGGCTGA